Below is a window of uncultured Tolumonas sp. DNA.
CGTCGTATCGATCCTGTTGGTGCTTGCGTTGGTATGCGTGGTGCTCGTGTTCAGGCCGTGTCTGGTGAATTAGCGGGTGAGCGAATTGATATCGTATTGTGGGATGATAATCCTGCTCAATTCGTCATTAATGCTATGGCTCCGGCTGATGTAGCGTCTCTGGTTGTGGATGAAGATAACCATACTATGGATATCGCTGTTATCTCCAGCAACTTGGCACAGGCCATTGGTCGTAACGGTCAGAACGTTCGTCTTGCTTCTCAGCTTTCCGGCTGGGAATTGAATGTAATGACTGTTGAAGATATGCAGACAAAACATCAGGCAGAAAAAGATCGCATCCTGACTTTGTTCACTCAGGCTCTTGATATTGATGATGATTTTGCTGAGTTGTTGGTTGATGAAGGTTTCTCAACTGTTGAAGAGATTGCTTATGTTCCATTAAGCGAACTGCAACGCATTGAAGATCTGGATGACGAACAAATTGAACAATTGCGTGAACGAGCTAAACAAGCATTGAGCACTCAGGCTCTGGCTAAAGAAGAGACCTTAGCAGGTGCTAAACCAGCAGATGACTTGTTGGCATTAGAAGGTATGACGCAGGATCTGGCTTATGAACTGGCTGCTCGTGGTATACCAACTCTGGAAGATTTGGCTGAACAGGGCATTGATGATCTGAGTGGTATCCCGGAAATGACCGAACAAAAAGCCGGTGAATTGATTATGGCAGCTCGTAACATTTGCTGGTTCGGCGAGCAGGCAGAGTAAACTGCGGAGGTAATGAATGGCCGATTTATCAGTAAAACAACTAGCCATTGAAGTGGGCACACCGGTTGACCGGTTGGTACAGCAGTTTAAAGATGCTGGTTTGACTAAAGATGCAGATGCAATGGTGTCAGAGCAAGAAAAACAAACTCTGGTTGAACATCTGAAAAAACAACATGGTGCTGATGGTGCAGAACCTAAGCGCATGACGTTGCAGCGCAAGACTAAAAGTACATTGAATGTAGCTGGTGCTGGCGGTAAAAATAAAGAAGTACAAATTGAAGTCCGTAAGTCAAAAACTTACGTGCATCGTTCTGTAATTGACGAAGCTCAACAACAGAAAGAAGCAGAAGAAAAGGCGCGTCAGGAAGCTGAAAAAGCGCGTCAGGAAGAGTTAGCCAAAGCTGAACAAGCGCGTAAGGACGCGGAAGCCAAAGCCCGCAAAGAAGCCGAAGAAAAAGCGCGCAAAGAAGCTGAGGCCAGAACAGTATCGACAGAATCTGTTGCTGATAATGCAGCAAAATCTCCGGATGAGAAGGCCAAAAAATTGAAAGCTGAGGCAGATAAACGCGCAGATGATAATGCCAAACGTGAAGCAGAGGCATTACGTAAGAAACAAGAAGAAGAAGCTCAACGTAAAACAGAGCTGGAAGCACAGCGTATTGCTGAAGAAGCTCGTCGTTTAGCGGTAGAAAATGAAGGCCGTTGGGCTGCGGAAGAAG
It encodes the following:
- the nusA gene encoding transcription termination factor NusA codes for the protein MNKEILLVVDAVSNEKAVPREKIFQALETALATATKKKYEGDIEVRVAIDRKTGDFDTFRRWQTVEGDGVMQNPYREISLDAARFDDPSIQLGDFIEEQIDSITFDRITTQTAKQVIVQKVREAERAQVVEQFRDQEGTIVTGVVKKVTRDSVIIDLGNNAEGVIYREDMLPRESFRNGDRVRGLLAAVKPEARGSQLFVSRTHPDFLKELFRIEVPEIGEEIIEIKGAARDPGSRAKIAVKTNDRRIDPVGACVGMRGARVQAVSGELAGERIDIVLWDDNPAQFVINAMAPADVASLVVDEDNHTMDIAVISSNLAQAIGRNGQNVRLASQLSGWELNVMTVEDMQTKHQAEKDRILTLFTQALDIDDDFAELLVDEGFSTVEEIAYVPLSELQRIEDLDDEQIEQLRERAKQALSTQALAKEETLAGAKPADDLLALEGMTQDLAYELAARGIPTLEDLAEQGIDDLSGIPEMTEQKAGELIMAARNICWFGEQAE